From Spirosoma aerolatum, one genomic window encodes:
- the kdpA gene encoding potassium-transporting ATPase subunit KdpA → MTNEILGVVLMYGLTVLLAYPLGKLIANIYANKPNLFDFMAPLERLLYRIGGVNPAQPMNWKEHLVALLTINLVWFLYGFFMLLFQGSLPLNPDGNASMTPDLAFNTVISFIVNCNLQHYSGESGLTYLTQTAVVMFFQFVSAAAGMAALAVLFKALSTRMGTELGNFYEYFIKSITRILLPLSIIVALILVFNGTPASYTGKDTIITMQGDSVGVSRGPAAGMIAIKQLGTNGGGWFGVNSAHPLENPSYLTNVVEDVSIILIPIALVFALGFYLNRRKLANSIFLVMTVGFFCLLIPSIVVEMKGNPAIDNLGISQTLGSLEGKEMRLGSAASAYWGITTTATSNGSVNAMHDSMTPLSGAMQMLDMMINAFYGGVGVGLLNYFIFLIVAVFIAGLMVGRTPEFMGRKIEAREMKIASLIAILHPLLILVGTALASYVFVNSPNADWTVKPANWLNNPGFHGFSEMLYEYTSASANNGSGFEGLGDNNFFWNFTTGLVLILSRYLPIVGPIAIAGALASKKYVPESAGTLATDTATFGLVTFAVIFIIAALAFFPALALGPLAEFFSLK, encoded by the coding sequence ATGACTAACGAAATTCTGGGCGTAGTGCTCATGTACGGTTTGACCGTTCTGTTAGCCTATCCCCTTGGCAAACTAATCGCCAACATCTACGCCAACAAGCCCAATCTATTCGACTTCATGGCTCCGCTGGAACGGCTATTGTACCGGATCGGGGGCGTTAACCCGGCGCAGCCGATGAACTGGAAAGAACATCTGGTAGCCCTGCTGACTATTAATCTGGTCTGGTTTCTGTACGGCTTTTTTATGCTGTTGTTTCAGGGTAGCCTACCACTTAACCCGGATGGCAATGCATCTATGACGCCTGACTTAGCCTTTAATACGGTTATCAGCTTCATTGTAAACTGTAATCTGCAACACTATTCCGGCGAATCAGGACTCACTTACCTGACCCAAACGGCGGTTGTCATGTTTTTTCAGTTCGTATCGGCTGCGGCTGGTATGGCCGCACTGGCCGTACTCTTTAAGGCTCTCAGCACACGGATGGGTACGGAACTGGGTAATTTTTACGAGTACTTCATCAAAAGCATCACCCGGATTTTGCTGCCGTTGTCGATCATTGTTGCCCTGATTCTGGTATTCAATGGCACGCCGGCCAGCTATACGGGCAAGGACACAATCATCACTATGCAGGGAGATAGTGTGGGCGTTTCGCGCGGACCAGCCGCGGGTATGATTGCGATCAAGCAACTCGGTACCAATGGTGGGGGCTGGTTTGGTGTCAACTCCGCTCACCCGCTGGAAAATCCAAGCTACCTGACCAATGTGGTAGAAGATGTTAGCATTATCCTCATACCGATTGCTTTAGTGTTTGCGCTCGGCTTTTATCTGAACCGACGAAAGCTGGCAAACTCGATTTTTCTGGTGATGACAGTGGGCTTTTTCTGTTTGCTGATTCCCTCGATCGTCGTTGAAATGAAGGGCAATCCAGCCATTGACAACCTGGGGATCAGCCAAACACTAGGTAGTCTGGAAGGAAAGGAAATGCGCCTGGGCTCGGCTGCGTCGGCTTATTGGGGCATTACTACAACAGCGACCTCCAACGGTTCAGTCAATGCCATGCATGACTCGATGACCCCTCTGTCAGGTGCTATGCAGATGCTCGATATGATGATCAATGCTTTCTACGGCGGGGTTGGCGTAGGGTTATTGAACTACTTCATCTTCCTGATCGTCGCCGTATTCATTGCCGGGCTGATGGTGGGCCGGACGCCGGAATTCATGGGCCGTAAGATTGAAGCCCGTGAGATGAAAATTGCCTCACTGATCGCCATCCTGCATCCCTTGCTGATTCTGGTTGGTACGGCATTAGCTTCGTATGTCTTTGTCAATTCACCTAACGCCGACTGGACCGTAAAACCGGCCAACTGGCTAAACAATCCGGGCTTTCATGGTTTTTCCGAGATGCTCTACGAGTACACTTCCGCTTCGGCTAATAATGGATCGGGTTTTGAAGGACTGGGCGACAACAATTTCTTCTGGAACTTCACAACCGGACTGGTGCTGATTTTAAGCCGCTATTTACCGATTGTCGGCCCCATTGCCATTGCTGGAGCACTAGCCAGTAAGAAATATGTCCCCGAAAGTGCGGGTACATTGGCCACCGATACAGCTACTTTCGGCCTGGTTACCTTCGCTGTCATTTTCATCATAGCAGCGCTGGCCTTTTTCCCGGCCCTAGCGCTGGGACCACTGGCCGAATTTTTCTCCCTCAAGTAA
- the kdpB gene encoding potassium-transporting ATPase subunit KdpB: MAKQQSPSLFQGELVGSAIKASFTKLNPVQLIKNPVMFTVEVGTFIMLVVSIYIALSGDTTQGTLSYNIIITAILLLTILFANFAEAIAEARGKAQAESLRKTRQETPAKVIRPVGNMKLDEIQTISSAQLQKGDVFLCEAGDIIPSDGEIIEGLATIDESAITGESAPVIREAGGDKSSVTGGTKVLSDKIKVVVTTQPGESFLDKMIALVEGASRQKTPNEIALTILLASFTLIFIIVCVSLKPFADYANTPITIAALISLFVCLIPTTIGGLLSAIGIAGMDRALRANVIAKSGRAVETAGDVDTLLLDKTGTITIGNRKATNFYPAPGIKQADMVRIAALSSLADDTPEGKSIVELAGTEVTRNLNMNGAKLIKFTAETRSSGIDLPINGQANGGVVRIRKGAVDSIRAIVQRAGNPFPAEVEATANKIAANGGTPLVVIENEEVKGVVELQDIIKPGIAERFERLRKMGVKTVMVTGDNPLTAKFIANKAGVDDFIAEAKPEDKMQYIRKEQTGGKLVAMMGDGTNDAPALAQADVGVAMNSGTQAAKEAGNMVDLDNDPTKLIEVVEIGKQLLITRGTLTTFSIANDVAKYFAIVPALFVASIPALQSLNLMRLHSPESAILSAVIFNAIIIPMLIPLALRGVEYKPIGASALLRRNLFIYGFGGLIAPFIGIKLLDLIVGLFL, translated from the coding sequence ATGGCAAAGCAACAATCCCCGTCACTGTTCCAGGGTGAACTAGTGGGGTCCGCAATAAAAGCGTCATTTACCAAGCTGAATCCGGTACAGCTTATTAAAAATCCGGTGATGTTTACCGTCGAAGTCGGTACGTTCATTATGCTTGTGGTGTCAATTTACATTGCGCTTTCGGGCGATACGACTCAAGGCACGCTGAGCTACAATATTATCATTACGGCAATACTGCTGCTGACGATCCTGTTCGCCAACTTCGCCGAAGCCATCGCCGAAGCGCGCGGCAAGGCACAAGCAGAATCACTCCGTAAAACCCGTCAGGAAACACCGGCTAAAGTCATTCGGCCGGTTGGGAACATGAAACTGGACGAAATTCAAACCATTTCGTCCGCTCAACTCCAAAAAGGGGATGTATTCCTCTGCGAAGCGGGAGACATTATCCCTTCCGACGGTGAAATTATCGAAGGCCTGGCGACCATCGACGAGTCAGCCATCACGGGGGAGTCAGCACCGGTGATTCGCGAAGCGGGGGGCGATAAATCGTCAGTCACAGGGGGGACCAAGGTACTCTCCGACAAAATCAAAGTAGTTGTTACCACACAGCCGGGGGAGTCGTTTCTGGATAAGATGATTGCCTTGGTTGAAGGGGCATCACGCCAGAAAACACCCAACGAAATCGCTTTAACCATATTACTGGCCAGTTTTACGCTAATTTTCATTATCGTCTGCGTAAGTCTGAAACCCTTTGCCGATTATGCCAATACGCCCATTACAATAGCCGCGTTAATCTCGCTGTTCGTTTGTTTGATTCCGACGACCATCGGTGGGTTGTTATCAGCCATTGGGATTGCAGGTATGGACCGGGCTTTACGGGCTAACGTCATTGCCAAATCGGGTCGGGCGGTGGAAACAGCGGGTGATGTCGATACGTTGCTACTCGATAAAACGGGAACGATCACTATTGGCAACCGGAAAGCAACCAATTTCTATCCTGCCCCAGGTATCAAACAGGCTGACATGGTGCGAATTGCAGCGCTGAGTTCGCTGGCCGATGATACGCCGGAAGGAAAGTCGATTGTCGAACTGGCAGGAACGGAAGTCACGCGCAATTTGAATATGAACGGCGCTAAGCTGATCAAATTCACCGCCGAAACACGCTCGTCGGGTATCGATCTGCCAATTAATGGTCAGGCGAATGGTGGCGTGGTTCGGATTCGAAAAGGAGCTGTCGACTCTATACGAGCTATTGTTCAACGGGCTGGGAATCCGTTTCCGGCCGAAGTGGAAGCGACAGCCAACAAAATTGCAGCGAACGGGGGAACGCCGTTAGTCGTTATTGAAAATGAAGAGGTAAAAGGTGTTGTTGAATTACAGGATATCATTAAACCGGGCATTGCCGAGCGATTCGAGCGACTTCGCAAAATGGGTGTAAAAACGGTGATGGTAACCGGCGACAATCCGTTGACGGCCAAGTTCATTGCGAACAAAGCGGGCGTCGATGACTTCATCGCCGAAGCTAAACCGGAAGACAAAATGCAGTACATCCGCAAAGAGCAGACCGGTGGTAAGCTGGTGGCAATGATGGGTGATGGGACCAACGACGCGCCTGCGCTGGCGCAGGCTGATGTGGGCGTAGCCATGAACTCGGGAACGCAGGCCGCTAAGGAAGCGGGTAATATGGTGGATCTGGACAATGACCCGACCAAACTTATTGAAGTCGTTGAAATTGGCAAACAACTGCTCATCACGCGGGGCACGCTAACGACGTTTAGTATTGCCAACGATGTAGCCAAATACTTCGCCATTGTTCCAGCCCTGTTTGTGGCCAGCATTCCAGCGCTGCAAAGCTTAAATCTGATGCGGCTCCATAGCCCTGAATCAGCGATACTATCGGCGGTTATTTTCAATGCCATCATCATTCCGATGTTAATTCCCCTGGCACTGCGGGGGGTAGAATATAAACCCATCGGAGCCTCGGCTTTGCTACGTCGGAACCTGTTTATTTATGGTTTTGGCGGTCTGATAGCGCCATTTATCGGCATTAAGCTATTGGATTTGATCGTTGGCTTATTTCTTTAG
- a CDS encoding potassium-transporting ATPase subunit KdpA, translating into MDSSIHTAINFLTNTNLQPYSGDSGATYFIQMAVQTFLLFVSAGTSLAVVVAVYWQTPV; encoded by the coding sequence ATGGACAGTAGCATCCATACGGCTATTAACTTTCTGACCAACACAAACCTTCAGCCTTATTCTGGAGATAGTGGGGCAACTTACTTCATTCAAATGGCAGTACAGACTTTTCTGCTGTTTGTGTCAGCGGGAACGAGTCTTGCTGTTGTCGTGGCGGTGTATTGGCAGACTCCTGTGTGA
- a CDS encoding potassium-transporting ATPase subunit F, translating into MITLVFIIALLVFAYMLYVLIKPEKF; encoded by the coding sequence ATGATTACTCTCGTCTTTATTATCGCGTTGCTGGTTTTCGCTTACATGCTATACGTATTGATAAAACCAGAAAAATTTTAA
- a CDS encoding K(+)-transporting ATPase subunit C, with the protein MKAHIGPALRLTLVLLVLLSVIYPLVVAGIAKLAPGGGDGVTITANGRVVGYAQVGQKFTQDRYFNSRPSAVEYNAAGSGGSNKGPSNPDYLKTVQARIDTFLVHNPGVNKADIPAELVTASGSGLDPDLSPAGAKIQVARIAKVRNISAERLNQLVDQHTEGPLLGIFGPAKVNVLALNVALDQLK; encoded by the coding sequence ATGAAAGCTCATATTGGACCGGCCTTGCGCCTAACGCTGGTATTACTGGTACTGCTGTCTGTAATCTATCCACTTGTCGTCGCAGGCATTGCCAAACTGGCTCCTGGCGGGGGCGATGGTGTCACCATTACCGCGAATGGGCGGGTCGTTGGCTATGCTCAGGTTGGCCAGAAATTTACGCAGGACCGCTATTTTAATTCCCGTCCGTCGGCGGTAGAGTATAACGCGGCCGGGTCGGGAGGCTCCAACAAAGGACCGTCTAACCCGGACTATCTGAAAACCGTTCAGGCGCGTATCGATACGTTCCTGGTTCATAATCCCGGTGTAAATAAGGCTGACATCCCGGCTGAACTGGTAACCGCTTCCGGCTCGGGGTTAGACCCGGACTTATCGCCTGCGGGAGCCAAAATTCAGGTAGCCCGCATTGCCAAAGTGCGGAATATCTCGGCGGAGCGATTGAATCAACTCGTTGATCAGCATACGGAAGGGCCATTGCTGGGTATTTTTGGGCCCGCCAAAGTGAACGTATTAGCGCTCAACGTAGCGCTCGACCAACTAAAGTAA